A region of the Roseiflexus sp. RS-1 genome:
CTTATGCGTATGATTCATGGCGGCATGGCGAAGCGTTTCTGGATGCATCCTGCTCCACCGTATACCCTGATCATCAGCGGCGCGCCAGATCTCCCCGCAGAACTGGGGGCGCTGATCAGCGGCACGCCAGACGATCAACAACGCGCTATGGGTGTGCTGGACGGCGCAGTACGCAGCAGCGCTCCGGGCGCACAGATCGATGCCACCGATGATCCGCTCATTGCAGCGGCAACTCCTGGACGCTGGATCGCCTGGCAGCGCTTCGGTCTGGCGCTGCCGCCAGCCTATCCGCTCCATACACCGGCGCTCGTTGTTGAACATGAACTGGCAGGAGTATTGCTGGCGGCAGTCCGACCCCACGGCAGCGTAGTGCACGCCGGGCTGGAGATCGCCCTGCGCCCGCAGGGTGGCATGACCGGATGGGCGCTGGGGAGGCAATGGCGCGCACGTGCGATGGCGTTGAAACTGACGCTTGAACAGCGCCAGGATTATGCGCTTGCGCCGGATATTGCCGCCATCGAGGCAAAACTGGGCGATGCCGCATTCGAGGCGACCATCGTGGCAACCGCCGTCGCCGGGCAGCGTGATGACGCAATCACTGCGCTCCGCGCCATCGGTGATGCGCTTGGCGCATTCCAGCAACGCACCGCAAGCCGCTTGCAGCGTCTCGTCCCGCTTGCCCGTGCGTCGGTCCGTCAGATAACCGTGGGTCAGGAGATGCAGATCGTATCGCACCTGCGCACGCCGCCGGTCTCACATCCCCCCACGCTGCTACTGCCGTTCCGTCTCTGGCGTGGACCGGACATTTTGAGCGCCGGAGAAGTGGGGTATCTGTGGAATCTTTCCAATCCTCAGTCGAACGGATTGATGCGCTGTGATCCGTGCCGCCGGATTGCAGCGCCGCCTCACGCCTTCTGCGCCGACGATCCGGAGCGTATCATCGTCGGATACGCCGCGCATACCGATGGACACAGCGCACCGGTTGGACCGACGCTGCGCGATCTGCGTCAGATTCTGCACCTGACCGCCGGTATGGGCGCCGGAAAGAGTCGTTTGCTGGCGAACCTGTGTCAGCAACTGATCCCACACGGATTCATGCTCATCGACGGCAAAGGCGATGATCGTGGCGGTAGTCTGGTTGATGTCGTGCGTCAACTGATTCCGACGGTGGACGAAGGACGGTTCATCCTGCTCGATCCGCTCGACACGGCATGGCCCATCGGACTGAACCCGCTCGCGGGCGCCGATGTCACGCAACCGGGCGGCGCCGATCTGGCGCTGGGGCAAATCCTGGCAACCTTCGCGCGCATCGATCCTGATACGTGGGCGCGATCGCCGGGCATGCAGCAGTTCGCGCGTATGGCAGCGCTGCTGGTGCTGGAGGGCGAAACGCATCCCACACTGGCGCACGTCAAACAGGCGCTGATCGACGAAGCGTACCGCCAGGAACTGCTCCGGTCGGCGCGGAACATCGAGGTCGCCAGTTTCTGGCTTGAGACATACCCGCGCCTGGGTGAGGGGCAGCGATCCAGTTGCGACGCGCTGTTGAGGCGTTTCGATGCGCTGTTGACCGCTGAAACGACGCGCTATCTGGTGGCGCAGGCACGCCCCACGCTCGATCTGGCGCAGATGATTGCCGACCGGATGATCGTGCTGGTTCCGCTTCCCGATGTGGCGCTTGGCGGGCTGGCAGGCGCGGTCGGCATGCTGATCGCCCAGGCATTTGTGCGTGCCGCCTTCAGCCGTAGCGGCAGCGACCGCACCCGCCACGATTATCCGTTGATCATCGATGAACTCCAGGTGCTGATCGGCAACAGCGACACAACCGATATAGCGACTGCCATCACGCGCCTGCGGTCGCTCGGCATTCCGACGATCTACGCCCATCAGGCGCTGGCGCAGTTGGGTGATCTCCGCGACCTGATGCTGATCAATGCCGGGAACCGCATCATGCTGCAAACCCAGGAACCCGATGCCAGCATCTATGCGCGCGCCTACGGCGCCAGCGGTCTCACCGCCGCCGATCTGAGCGGGCAACCGCCGAACGACCATCAGTACGCCGTCCTGCGCTGCCGGGGCGTGGTGGCCGGACCTTTTTCGATGCAACCGCTCCCCTGGCCCGCTGTGCACGACGAGTCGCCGCCGCCATACCAGGGACCGGCGTGGCGCGACGTTCTGCCCGACGACGCCGATCCGGCGGACCGGTTCATTGCGCGCGTCGTCTACGATGCCGGTACAGGCGCAACTGCCGCCAATGAACTGGCGCACCTCAGCGACGCCGACTGGCAGCGACTTCTGCGGCGGTGGGAGCGGATCAGGCACGTTCAACGGCAGCACATCCTTGCGCATCCCGGTTGTATCGCCGACCGACTGGAACGTCAACGCTGGCTATCGCGTCTCTATGCGGCGCGTCCGCGGGTGCTGGCTGCCGCCGAATACCTGCGCGGGCGTCAGAAAAGATCGCATCAGCACGCCTTAAACTCGACGTGAAAAAGTTCAGAGGCATTTTGCAGCGTCCTGATGAGGAACCCCACTTGACAAACGCAGTATACTGCATATTGAAGAGGAAAACGCTTCATCATCCTCTGGAGGAAAGGATAGAACCGGTATGCAAAAGACTGACTTCATCAAAGCGGTCGCCGAGCGGGCGAACCGGTCGCAGAAGGAAACCAAGGAGATCGTCGATGCGGCGCTGGAAGTCATCACCGAAGCGCTGAAGCGCGGCGAGAAAGTCACCCTGACCGGCTTCGGCACATTCGAAGTGCGGCAGCGTCAGGCGCGCGAAGGGGTGAACCCGCAGACCCGCTCAAAAATCCAGATCCCGGCGACCAAAACCCCTGGCTTCAGCGCCAGCAGCACGTTGAAGAACGCGGTGAAGGATAGTTGAGTCGCACAGTTCTGACCACGAATGCACACTGTGCCGGCGAGGCATTCGCCGGCATCATCATTTGCAAAGGAGTTTTGTCACGCGCGAGCCGCATGGGGTTGCACGTCCGGGAGACTCAACGTATGATGGCCGGGTACAGTCGCCTGCTATCCGTTCATGATCGGTGCATGCAGAACATATGATACAACATTCTTTCATCTTCGAAGACCAGGAGGATGTCGTGATCTTCCGTGATCCGGCATTCGAGCAGAACAAGCGGCATGCCATTCATCGTTGGGTTCCGTGGATTGCCGGGTTTTCCGCTGATTTCGTCGTCGATGCCTTGCGGCGCTATCTTCCGGATGGAGCCGGAAGAAACACGTGCGTCCTCGATCCATTCGCTGGAGTAGGAACAACCCTGGTCGAAAGCATCCGTCACGGACACAACGCGATTGGATTCGAGATTAACCCCTTCGCAGCGCTTGCCGCTCGCGTGAAATGCACAGCGTTTCTGCTCGATCCCGCGTCGGTACGAGCGCATATCGTGGCATTTGAACAGCGCGCCAGGCGCATAACAGAAGCGATTGATCAAGCGTGGGCGTGCGGCGATGACCTCGCACGGCTTCTCCCTGCGCCTGCGTCCCGTCCACCGGCCGCTTTTCGATCCCGTGTTCCCTTCTTCAGTCCGGCAGTCGAACGCAAAGTCCTGCATTGTCTCGATCTCATTCACGCCGTACCCGATCCGCAGGTGCGTGATCTGATGCTGCTTGCATTCGGTTCCATCCTGGTTCACGTATCGAACTACTCATACGAGCCGAGTCTCGGATCACGCTCTGCCGTTGGGAAAGCTGATGTCCTGAACGCAGACGTGGCCGGTCTGCTCAGCGCCCGGCTTTACGACATGGAACACGATATTATCGTCTATCGCCGCGACATGATGCAATTTCAACCGTTTCCCGAGGGAAAGGTCATCAACGACGACTCACGACAGGTGCGTCATATACTGCCTGATTCGAGCATTGATATCGTTATCACATCACCTCCGTATCTTAATCCTCTCGAAAAAATAAATCTTGCAAAAAGCATCGTACAAGAACTTTTGTCACAGAATATCCATCCGCTACCGCCTCCTATCTTTGAAGGAGCGGGAGTATATGCCCTATACTATAGTGGAAGTCATGACTTGTATGCATCTCTGGCTCTATCTTCTGGAAAGGAAGAGAAACCCATCTATGTAGGAAAAGCCGTGCCCCCTGGCGCCAGGATCGGCGGATATGGGCTTAACACTCCACCGGGTGCTGTTCTCTTCAATCGCCTGAGAGAGCACGCTCTCTCAATTGAACAGGCGCAAGACCTCGATCTGACAGACTTCCGATGTCGATATCTGGTTGTTGATGATATCTGGATTCCGCTGGCCGAGACGTTGCTCATCGAAATGTACCAGCCGGTATGGAATACGATTGTCCCCGGCTTCGGCAATCATGCCCCCGGAAAAGGGAGACATAAGCAACCTGCAACCTGCAACCTGCAACCTGCAACCTGCAACCTGCAACCTGTAACGTGCAACCTGCAACCTGTAACGTGCAACCTGCAACCTGCAACCTGTAACGTACAACCTCCAACCTGCAACCTGCAACCTTCCCGCTCCCTCTCCATTTCCTGCGCCACACTTGCATATCTAAACGTTATCAAGTATACTTCTCACATCCCCCTCTTAATGGTCAACAGATGGTTCTGAAGCAAGGAGCAACGAAAGCATGCGACGACGAGTGTTTCTTCGCAGCGTCGCGGCGGGCAGCGCAGCCCTGACAGCAGCCACACTGGCAGCGTGTGGTCAGGCGCCGCAGACGCCAGTTCAGCAGGCGACGACCGCCCCGGCACAGCAGGCGACGACCGCCCCGGTACAGCAGGCAACGCAGGCGCCGGTCGCCACTGCGCCACAACCGCAGGCGCCAGCGCAAACGAGCGAGATGCCCTCTCTTGAGTGGGATATGGCTACCAGCTGGCCCGTGGCGCTCGACACGATTTTCGGCGGAGCGAAGACAGTTGCTGACCGTGTGGCGGCATTGACAGACGGTAAGTTTAAAATCACGCCACGCGCTGCGGGCGAACTGGCGCCTGCCTTGCAGGTGCTTGATGTGGTGCAGCAGGATGCCGTGCCGATCGGTCACACCGCATCGTACTACTATGTCGGCAAGAGTCCGGTGACCGCGTTTGGCACTACGGTGCCCTTCGGTCTCAACGCACAGCAGCAAAATGCCTGGTTGTACGACGGCGGCGGGCTGGAAAAATTGCAGGCGGTGTACGCCAAACTGTTCAATGTTATTCAGTTCCCGGCGGGCAATACCGGCGTCCAGATGGGTGGGTGGTTCCGCAAGGAGATCAACACCGTCGCCGACCTTCAGGGTCTCAAGATGCGCATCCCCGGTCTCGGCGGGCAGGTGTTGACCAAACTGGGAGTCACCGTTCAGGTCATTCCGGGTGGTGAGATCTTCCAGGCGTTGCAGACCGGCGCGGTCGACGCGGCGGAATGGGTCGGGCCGTATGACGATGAGAAACTCGGACTGAACAAGGCGGCGAAGTTCTACTACTATCCGGGCTGGTGGGAGCCGGGTCCTACACTCGAGGTGCAGGTCAACCTCGACAGGTGGAACGAACTGCCAAAAGTCTACCAGGAGGCGATTAAGACCGCATCCGCCGAGGCGAATATCACGATGCTGGCGCGGTACGATGCGCGCAACCGTGAAGCGCTCAAGCGCCTGGTGGACGGCGGCGCGCAACTGCGCCCGTACAGCAAGGAAATCCTTGCCGCAGCCGAGAAAGCCGCCTTCGAACTGTACGATGAGTTCGCCGCGAAAGACGCCGACTTCAAGGAAATCTACGAGGAGTGGAAGGCGTTCCGCGAGGCCATCTATGAGTGGAACAAGGTGAACGAAGCCGGGTACACCAACTACGCCTACAATAAGTGACACGCTCCCCACAACCAGCAGCAGGAGAGATCACAACAGGGACGCGGCGTGCCGCGTCCCTGTTGTTGAGGGCGTGATGCCTTGCTCCTGTGATGCGTCACAGCGCGGCTCGCACGCGCGACGCTCGCGCACACAGGTGGTGCAGGAACGCGCACTTCCGCCCCTTGCTTCTGTGATGAGGCGCAGCGCGGCTCGCACGCGCGACGCTCGCGCACACAGGCGGTTCGGGGACGCGCATCGTTCCAGCGCGCCAGGAACATTCCAGAACGACCATGGGGCGTCCTGGCAGGAATGTATCCTATCGATCACGTTTGATATTATGAGTCCACTGCAAAAAGGGCAGGTCACCACTGAGGCGCAGCGTTCGCAGAGGCGGACTCCAGAGCGAGTCACGCACACGCATGCTTCGCCATCCATTCATCACGGTTCGTTTTTAGGGTTCTCTGCGCCCCCGGCGTCTCAGCGGTGCGTTTTTGCAGCGAAGTCATTATTCGTTTCGCCATCGCATCACTGCATGACGTCCGAGAGTTTTCGCACCTCGAAGCCCATCGCCGCAAAGCGGTCCAGGATGTCCGGCAGCGCATCGGCGGTTGCATCACTGCCGCAGTGCGCCAGAATAATTGCGCCGCGCAGGTCGTCGGGGCTGAGTTTTTGCGTCACCCGCGCGATGAGGAACTCTGGCGTCTTCGGTTCCCCAACCGAATCCAGACTATCGAGCGACCAGTAGACCGGCAGGTATCCTTCTGATAGCGCCACACGCAGGACCCGCTCGTTGTACGCGCCATACGGCGGTCGAAAGAAGGGGCGTATGACGGCATCCGGCGCGATGTCGTGCAGGATCGCCTCGGTTTCGCTCAGTTCGCGGCGAATCGCCTCGTCGTCCAGGGTTGTCAGATCAGGATGGTTCATCGTATGGTTGGCGAGTTCGTGCCCATCTGCCACCATGCGGCGAACCAGACCGGGATTGTCACGTATCCAGCGCCCGGTCAGGAAGAAGGTGATAGTGATCCCGCGCACGCGCAACGCATCAAGGATGCGCGGCGTTGGCGCTGCACCTGCGCCAGCGTCGAGGGTCAGCGCAACCCACGGGCGCATCGGATTGCCACGCTGGACCAGCAGCGCTTCGCCAGCATCGCCCGGTTCGATCAGCGGCACGACGAGTTCTCTCCCGGTGCGCAGCGGCGCATTGATCATATTGTACGCTTTGATCAGTGCCGGGGAGGTGCGGTAGCGCGCTGCGATCTGTTCCAGGGTTTCACCAGCAGCAGCGCGATGCCCCACGTAGCCAATGACCTGCGGTTGGGGGGATGCGGTAGGAATTGGCGGGATGGCGGTCGCCAGCAGAGGCGTCGCCGCAGGTGGCGGTGAAGGGACCGGCGATTGGGGTGCGATTGTTGACGATGGAACCGGTGCGGTTAGTACAGATGTTGCACGAGCGGTCGCCGTCGGCGCTTGCGTCGGGGCAACCGCCAGCGGCGCTGGCGGTTGCCGCATCAGGTCGTTGAGCAACCATCCCAGCGCAATACCTGTCAGCAGGGTGAGAAGAATGAGTGGAAGGCTTGTACTGTTCTTTTCCATTCCCCCGTCCATGGTTGCGCTGCGCGCGGATGTTTCTTCACCGGCGCAGGCAAGCGTTGCCAGCAGCGCAGTCGCGCGCGTCTTTTACCTGTTCTGCGTCGATGGACGAATCTTCGCCCGCAGAAGTTCCCGAAATGCGTCGATTGCCTGCGGACTGGCAAAGGCGCGCTTCGGCACGACTGAATACGCCCAGCGACCGTGGATCAGAACAAAGACGCGATCACTCTCGACAAACGACAGGTATCGATCCCACGGGCGACTGACGCGCTCCGTACCGAAACGAAAGTGGGCGCCGCGCTGGTCGAACATGGCTTCAACGGTCTGGCGCAGGGGCGGGCTGCTGCGGAACGTGGACCAGACGATGAGCAGCGGCACAGGATCGAACCAGGTGAACAACCCCAGTGCCAGCAGCAACAGCGCTTGCGGGTTAACGCCGGACGTTATTGCAATCCAGACGCCGCCAAAAATCGCCAGAAAACCGATACTGCGGTAGATCAGATGCTTACGGGTCGAACGCTGGTAGAGCCGGCACGCATGGAGTTGTTCGTCCAGCGTGTGGGTATAGTTCAGCGTGAAACTGCTTGCAGTCGTCGCCGTCATGGAATGATCAACTCCTGTCCAACACGCAGATTATCGGCAGCGGCTGGCGTCAGATTGTTGGCGCGCAGAAGCGCCTCAACTGTCACGCCGTTGCGCTCGGCGATTGCGCGCAACGTGTCTCCCGGTTGCACCACATACCGTCGTGAACCCGACTGTGGCGCCAGCGTCGCGGTCGGTTCTGGCGTCACCGTCGGTTCCGGCGTCACTGTCGGTTCCGGCGTCACCGTCGGTTCCAGCGTTGCCGTCGGTTCCAGCGTTGCTGTCGGTTCCGGCGTCACTGTCGATTCCAGCGTCACTGTCGGTTCCAGCGTCGCGGTTGGAGTCACCGGTGGAACATTCACCGTCGGGGCGATTGCCGGCGGTTGCGACGCGGGGGCGACAGGCGGTGCGATCGGTTGCATAACCGTCAGACCGGCAATACGCAGGCTGGATATATCGCTGCGCGCCAGGACGAACACTGCACCGAACGCTGCACCGAACACAATGATTGCCAGCGCGAGACGCTCCCGCTCCTCCAGGCGTTGCCGTGTTAACCGTAGCGCAATTGCGCCAATGAATGGCAGGATAAGCGCAACAACGATCAGCGCAAACAGCATCCACTGTGGCATTCAGGTCACCGTTCCTGCAGGCGCACAATCGTAACGCCCTCACCGCCTTCTGTGGCGCTTGCGCTGCTGAACGACGCGACCAGTTTGTGGTCTTTGAGCGTATCGCGTACTGCCTGACGCAGCGCGCCGGTGCCTTTACCGTGAATGATACGAACCCACGGCAGGCCAGCCAGGTAAGCGTCGTTCAAATACCGGTCGAGTCGTTCGCCGACATCAGCCGCGCGCCATCCCCGCATATCGAGTTCGAGCGACACGTCACGCGGCGCCGGAAGCGATGTGCCACGCGACTCATAGGCGGGACGGGCAGGTTGACCGCCACCGTTCCCGGCCGCACGCTTTTCGCGCGTCAGTTCGGCGAGATCGGCCTGCATCCGAAAGCCTCCAACCTGCACCTCGGCTGTCTGATCTTCTTCGTTGATCGAGAGGATTTCTCCGGTTAACCCGACCGATCGCACGCGGACGACATCACCGGGTTGCAGACGCGCGACCTGTTCAGCAGCGGGCGCCGGGTGTCCGGCGGGTTTACCGGGCGGAACAGCAGGCAGGCTTGCACGCGCTTCCTGCAAACGCCGTTCCGCCTCTTCGAGCCATCGGCGCGACGCCGCTACCGAGCGAGACTCGTCGCGCAACCGGCGCACCTCGTTGCGCACCTGGCGCAGTTCTGCCTCGATCGCTTCACGCGCAGCCTGCCAGGCCTCATCACGCTGCTCCTCAAATGCGCGCAACTCAGCGGCAAGTCGGTCACGATACTTCTCGGCATCGGCGCGCACTTCCATTGCTCGCTGCAACTCTGCCGCCGCAGCATCGCGCTCACGATGGATACCCGCCAGCAGATCTTCGACCTGCACATCCTCTCGCGCCATTGTTGCACGGGCGCGCTCAACCAGGTCGGGGGCGAGTCCCAGGCGCGCCGCAATCGCCAGTGCATTCGAGCGCCCTGGTAAACCGATCGTCAGTTTGTAGGTTGGTGCAAGTGTTTCGACGTCGAACTCGACCGACGCATTCTCAACGCCGGGTGTGGCATAGGCGAACGCCTTCAATTCAGCGTAGTGCGTCGTTGCCACACCCAGCACACCGAGTTCGAGCAGTCGCTCGATGATCGCGCGCGCCAGCGCCGCACCCTCGACCGGATCGGTGCCGGCGCCGAGTTCATCGAGCAGCACCAGCGCTGGCATGCGCCCCAAGCGCTGCGTGTCAGGAGGCATTGTTTGGGTTGAGCCGGAGACGGATGTTTCGGCAGGCGCCACGTCCGGTGCGTCTTCAAGCGCACGCAGAATGCGGATGATATTCGTCATATGCGACGAGAAGGTCGAAAGGCTCTGCTCGATGCTCTGCTCATCGCCAATGTCGGCGAAGATTTGCGCGAACACCGGCAGGCGCGACGGTTGGGATGCAGGGATGTGCATCCCCGCCTGCGCCATTAGCGCCAGCAGACCGGTTGTTTTCAGCGCCACGGTCTTGCCGCCGGTATTGGGACCGGTGATCAGCAGCAGGCGAAACCGACCGCCGAGGCGCATATCGATCGGGACGACCTTTTGCGGATCGAGGAGCGGATGGCGCGCAGCGGTCAGCAGCAGCAACGGTTCATCAGGCGGCAGCGGCGGATCGACAATCTCCGGCATTACGCAGCGCATCGCCGCCGCATACTGCGCCATTGCGAACGCCAGATCGAGCGTCGCCAGCGCCTCGACGCCAGCAGTGATCGCACCGGCATGATCGCCGACGAGCGCAGAAAGTTCCGCCAGAATGCGTTCGACCTCTGCCTGTTCGGCGAGTTGCAGTTCCCGCCAGGCATTGTTCAGTTCCACGATCGTCAGCGGCTCGATGTACAGCGTCGCGCCGCTGGCCGACTGGTCGTGCACCAGACCGCGAATGGCGCGGCGGTGTGTGGCTTTCACCGGCACAACATATCGCCCGTTGCGCACAGTGATGATCGGTTCCTGCAACACATCACCGTGCGTCATGATCAGGTTGTGCAGTTTTTCCTGGAGGCGGTTGAACGCCGTGCGCACCTCAGAGCGCAATCGCGCCAGTTTCGGACTGGCGCTGTCGAGCACCTGACCGTCCTCGCCAATTGCGCGGGCGACGGCATCCTCAACCTCCGGCAGCAGCGGCAGATCGACGGCAGTCTCGTGCAGCAGCGGGAAGGATGCTGCGTCGAGTTTCCGCAACGTGGCGCGCAGACGGCGGGCGCTTGCAAGTGTGGCGGCGATTTCGATCAGCGCCTCCGGATCACACACCCCGCCGCGTCGCGCCAGACCAACCGCTGGACGCACATCTCGCGCCCCGCCAATACTCACATCAGGCATCGCGTCGAGCAGCCGACGCGCCTCATCGGTCAGGCGCAGACGACGACGCACCTCGAAGGGATCGACCGACGGCGTCAGATTGAGTGCGAGTTCACGTGAAGCGGAGAACGCCGTGTACCGCGCGAGTTGCAGGCGCACTTTGGGAAACTCGAGGGTTTCGAGCGTCTGGAGAGCGATAGCCACGGAAATGACCTCAACCGTGCCGGCAGGAAACGTTCCGCCGGGATTATTTATCGGATGAGAAAGATGATCTCGGTTTCACGCGGCAAAACTGGCTTCACCGTTGCGTAGATCAACGGCAGAATATTATTGGCGAAGAAACTCACCAGCGTTGAGCCGCGCACACCGCTCTGAAATGCTTTTACAATCGGAAATGTCACCGTGCCCGCAGTATCGCGGAAGACAAACAGTTGTTCGAGCAGAATCGCAAGCATTCCTAAAAAGAGCGCCCCAAGCACCAGACCAAGCAATGTTCCGACGATTTTATCGACGAAATCGAGACTGGCGGGCATTTTTGCATAACGAAATGTATAGAGACCGGCAGTTGTTATCAACAAAAAGGCAACCAGCAAAATAATGCCGAACGCAACAATCTGCGCTACATCGAATGTTGTGCCAAAACGCTCGCGAAAGAAACGCCCGAGTGACTGGAAGTAGAGACTTGCCAGGATAATGCTGATATAGAACGAAATAATGGCTATTGCCAGCCTGATGGTTCCCTGGAAGAATCCAAGGGCAAGACCGCCGAGCACGCCAAGCAAAAACAGAATATCGATCAGATTCATTGCGCCCTCCTATCCGCTATCCGACGGCGCGTGCTGCATTATAGCATATCGGCGTGCGCTTCTTCCTGAAGGTCAGACACGCATGTTGCCCGTGCGTGCGACCCATTGCTCGTACCTGCACGAATACGAACACATTTCGCGTGACGTGCGAACCACCAAACGACACACCGGGAATAACGCGAAGAGGCGGGGGAATCGCACCCCGCCTCCTCAGCCGAAAGCGCTTCGCCGCAGACGGAACGGTTGATGCCTCACAATTCAACGTCAGGCGCCGCCTCTGTCGGGCAGAAACATCGAGACCGAAGACGTACCATCCGGTCATCCATATCGCTGTTCCTGTCTCGAAGCCGTTGGAACCCCCGGCGCCTCCAGACGGTTGAGGAACAGGGAGGCTGCCAGCGCGGCGACCAGCAGCGAAAGAAGCGCATACGCTGCGTCCAGTTCAGAAGCGACGAACAATGCCAGCGCCGGTAATGCCCCGCCCTCATACCCGGCAATGATCAGACCAAACAGATTATTGACAGCATGAATGCCCAGCGCGTAATCGAGACTTCCGCTGCGCAGCGTGATGAGTGTAGCAAAAAAGCCGAAGACAAACCAGTTCAGACCTGCCAGCACAGCATTGCTTTCCGCCTCTGGATTGGCGAGGTGCGGCAGGGTGAACACCACGCCGTTGATGACGCTCAACATCCACACGTTGCGCGTCAGACGACCGGTGGCCTGCAACAGATACCCGCGAAAGAATACCTCTTCAGCACTGGTCTGAAGGGGGATCAGGAACAGCCCCACCAGGAGCAATGACAGATTCTGGAAGAAAGCCGGGTTCAACATGTATTGCCCGGGACGGAGGAGGGCATCAACCAGGGTTGCCAACCCCGCCAGCACAAGCCAGAGCAACGCGCCGACACCAATGCGTCGCCAGTTGAGGCGCCGCTCCGGACCCACCAGCGTCGCAACCGGGCGTCCATGAAGCCAGCGGGTCACCAGCATCGGTCCCAACAACATCGGCGCGAACGTCAGCAGCGCAAGCGCCAGACCAAAGGGCGATGCTTCACTGACGATCTGGAGCGTCACCGGGATGAGGATGATCGCCGTGCCAATCATCCACATCATCAGCACCAGCAGCACTCCCAGTACATAGCGCCACCAGGCGTTTTTGCCCGTGGCGGCAAGTTCAAGAAACGGGTTCGACATCTCCATGCTCACTTTCCTGGTTCATTGTCGTGGTCAACATTGGATGAGCAATAACGAACATGCGCCGTTGCGTGCGTCCCGGCGCAGGCGGTTGTTGTTCCATCTCCTGCAGCAAAGCGTAGATTGCCTTGCGCAAACGGGTAAACTCCTCCTCGGTGGCATAGAAAATATAATCGCGCGCTGCAATGTTGGTCAGATCAGGAACACCGCGCCGGATCACATACTGCGCCAGCGCCTGCGCAACCACTGCGCCATACGTGCTCACGTGCGCGGCGAACTTTTCTATGCCGCCTGGCTTTTCAAGTTCAGCCGGATCGATCAATCCTTCAACGGATGTATAAAAGCGCTCCTCGATGCCATTGATACGCCGGGTCGCGGCTACACGGATCAGTCCTGATTCCTGCAACTTTCTGACGTGGCGGTACAGGGAGGGCCTGGGCACGTCGGTCAGCAGGTCGGCGATCTGATGGATGGACAGTTGATTGCCGTACAGCAACTGGAAGATGCGCATCCGTACCGGATGGTTGATGGCATCGAACTTTTGTTCATACATGG
Encoded here:
- a CDS encoding type IV secretory system conjugative DNA transfer family protein — its product is MSRVALRPSPSNPPPATRPPRPDLPFHLVRALALICIVLALVQPLALPQVADSPSFQAILLPRVLHEPGVVAPALLRRAFEPPLFPMISAVAVASLCILAGELSVALIAAILARHAARRATRSTICLRVRPAHTLAGTSASVARPGALMRMIHGGMAKRFWMHPAPPYTLIISGAPDLPAELGALISGTPDDQQRAMGVLDGAVRSSAPGAQIDATDDPLIAAATPGRWIAWQRFGLALPPAYPLHTPALVVEHELAGVLLAAVRPHGSVVHAGLEIALRPQGGMTGWALGRQWRARAMALKLTLEQRQDYALAPDIAAIEAKLGDAAFEATIVATAVAGQRDDAITALRAIGDALGAFQQRTASRLQRLVPLARASVRQITVGQEMQIVSHLRTPPVSHPPTLLLPFRLWRGPDILSAGEVGYLWNLSNPQSNGLMRCDPCRRIAAPPHAFCADDPERIIVGYAAHTDGHSAPVGPTLRDLRQILHLTAGMGAGKSRLLANLCQQLIPHGFMLIDGKGDDRGGSLVDVVRQLIPTVDEGRFILLDPLDTAWPIGLNPLAGADVTQPGGADLALGQILATFARIDPDTWARSPGMQQFARMAALLVLEGETHPTLAHVKQALIDEAYRQELLRSARNIEVASFWLETYPRLGEGQRSSCDALLRRFDALLTAETTRYLVAQARPTLDLAQMIADRMIVLVPLPDVALGGLAGAVGMLIAQAFVRAAFSRSGSDRTRHDYPLIIDELQVLIGNSDTTDIATAITRLRSLGIPTIYAHQALAQLGDLRDLMLINAGNRIMLQTQEPDASIYARAYGASGLTAADLSGQPPNDHQYAVLRCRGVVAGPFSMQPLPWPAVHDESPPPYQGPAWRDVLPDDADPADRFIARVVYDAGTGATAANELAHLSDADWQRLLRRWERIRHVQRQHILAHPGCIADRLERQRWLSRLYAARPRVLAAAEYLRGRQKRSHQHALNST
- a CDS encoding HU family DNA-binding protein encodes the protein MQKTDFIKAVAERANRSQKETKEIVDAALEVITEALKRGEKVTLTGFGTFEVRQRQAREGVNPQTRSKIQIPATKTPGFSASSTLKNAVKDS
- a CDS encoding Eco29kI family restriction endonuclease encodes the protein MIFRDPAFEQNKRHAIHRWVPWIAGFSADFVVDALRRYLPDGAGRNTCVLDPFAGVGTTLVESIRHGHNAIGFEINPFAALAARVKCTAFLLDPASVRAHIVAFEQRARRITEAIDQAWACGDDLARLLPAPASRPPAAFRSRVPFFSPAVERKVLHCLDLIHAVPDPQVRDLMLLAFGSILVHVSNYSYEPSLGSRSAVGKADVLNADVAGLLSARLYDMEHDIIVYRRDMMQFQPFPEGKVINDDSRQVRHILPDSSIDIVITSPPYLNPLEKINLAKSIVQELLSQNIHPLPPPIFEGAGVYALYYSGSHDLYASLALSSGKEEKPIYVGKAVPPGARIGGYGLNTPPGAVLFNRLREHALSIEQAQDLDLTDFRCRYLVVDDIWIPLAETLLIEMYQPVWNTIVPGFGNHAPGKGRHKQPATCNLQPATCNLQPVTCNLQPVTCNLQPATCNVQPPTCNLQPSRSLSISCATLAYLNVIKYTSHIPLLMVNRWF
- the dctP gene encoding TRAP transporter substrate-binding protein gives rise to the protein MRRRVFLRSVAAGSAALTAATLAACGQAPQTPVQQATTAPAQQATTAPVQQATQAPVATAPQPQAPAQTSEMPSLEWDMATSWPVALDTIFGGAKTVADRVAALTDGKFKITPRAAGELAPALQVLDVVQQDAVPIGHTASYYYVGKSPVTAFGTTVPFGLNAQQQNAWLYDGGGLEKLQAVYAKLFNVIQFPAGNTGVQMGGWFRKEINTVADLQGLKMRIPGLGGQVLTKLGVTVQVIPGGEIFQALQTGAVDAAEWVGPYDDEKLGLNKAAKFYYYPGWWEPGPTLEVQVNLDRWNELPKVYQEAIKTASAEANITMLARYDARNREALKRLVDGGAQLRPYSKEILAAAEKAAFELYDEFAAKDADFKEIYEEWKAFREAIYEWNKVNEAGYTNYAYNK
- a CDS encoding polysaccharide deacetylase family protein, with product MEKNSTSLPLILLTLLTGIALGWLLNDLMRQPPAPLAVAPTQAPTATARATSVLTAPVPSSTIAPQSPVPSPPPAATPLLATAIPPIPTASPQPQVIGYVGHRAAAGETLEQIAARYRTSPALIKAYNMINAPLRTGRELVVPLIEPGDAGEALLVQRGNPMRPWVALTLDAGAGAAPTPRILDALRVRGITITFFLTGRWIRDNPGLVRRMVADGHELANHTMNHPDLTTLDDEAIRRELSETEAILHDIAPDAVIRPFFRPPYGAYNERVLRVALSEGYLPVYWSLDSLDSVGEPKTPEFLIARVTQKLSPDDLRGAIILAHCGSDATADALPDILDRFAAMGFEVRKLSDVMQ